From the Drosophila simulans strain w501 chromosome 2L, Prin_Dsim_3.1, whole genome shotgun sequence genome, the window CTCATGGTAGATTATTTCCTTGACATATCGGTCCTCGTGCGGTCTGATCTCAGTCTGCGTTTGCGTATCCCATTCGCCAGCTCTCACTTAAagttaaagtttatttaagtatataagtttaattagatttatacatatatgtatttcataGGTTGCGTAGATAGATGTACTTACCAACAATGCTACTGGGCTGTTTGTTGTGAACGCAATGCGCCGCGGTCAAAACCACATTGGGAGCTATCAAAGCTCCTCCACACTCGTACAGGTTGAGGTTGCCTTCTTCACGGAGAATGGCCAGCATCCAGGGGAATTCTCCGAACTCGGCCTCCTGGTTGACAGCTCCAGTGATCTTAAAGCCAACACCGTTGGGATTCTGGTAACCGCAGCCTTCGGGATGATCAGGCTTGTAATCGATAATCGAATCTTTTctctttacaaataaaataagtgtTTAATTTTAGTAATCAGAGCCTTTCTTATAGGTATGTATGTGTTACCTTGTTGGACACATCACAGCACAGATCCAAGTAGTTCTTGCAGTCGGAGTCCGTATTAATTCGAATGTCTATGATACCATCGCCACTGGTGTTAATCGTATTATTGGCGCACAACCAGCGAGGAACACACTCCTTTTGATCGCCACAGGACTGATACTGGGCTGAACCGGATCCTCCGTTTCCGGATCCCGTACTACCAGAATCCTTGGGGATCACCGCCGGAGGGGGAGTGGATGATGCTTTGGGTGTTTCGTCCGTTTTAAATATGTCCGATATCAATTTATCCAAGGAAGAGTCCTGGGCTCCACAGGAAAATATGCACAGGCATATTACTAGGCAATTTAGTAATATCATATTCCTGGAAAGCAAAATTGAATCGTGCTCTTTATTCGTTTTGCATATTGTTTTAAGCAAACATAATTAAGGTCAGAAAGCTCACTTATTCGAGGAAAGAGATGAAGACAAGGTAAGCAAGTAAAGCTCGAGTATTGGTGATACAACTACGATTGTTATTGCTGGAATATCGCACTTAAGCCGGAAAATGGTAAATGTAATTCCCCCAAAACAGAGTGACACATTTAAACGAAAGGGAGATGCGGATACGAATACGTTTATGTTTATGCGGCGAACAATTAACCTAATTATCTTTAGAATTTATTGTCTTATCAGTGAggctttgctttcttttttgaaTACTAAAATTCGgagcaaatatatatgtacgtattgTTTCTTTTAGATTGGCTCATTATCATTCCTGattgcttttttgtttaaatatgaCTTTTGGCGATAAGAAATGCTAGTGTATTGCGGTGGGTCAATTTTCGCtgtcaataaaaacaaagcattACTTTAAAACACATAAATAGTTTCGTATGTGTAAGTGCACTTCAGCCATTTTTCGCAAGAATAAAATGATGCCCTAATAATAAGTTATAACACAATAATTAATTGGCATTTACACACAAAGGTTCACCATTATTGCTAACAATATGTTCCTTGCAAATAAAATAGGGTAAAAACTGGTTTTAGTTTCAAGTAAACTTAGCATTATACAATGCTTCTCCATTAACATATATACGTGTATTCCCATTGGCTCTGATTTGTGCTCATAAAAGTACGTGAGGAGGAGATATTTTGTACACTTTATTCATTGAACTTTAACATCTTTTAGATTGATTAAAATGctaaatacacacacatgtgcatacatatatggatgaaaaatgtattgtaGATGTTACAGAACATAGAAAGCACTGAAAAGATTGAACTCTTGCAGATATCCACTTAACTGAACtacaaattttcattaaattgaattaagttCAATTTTAGTTAGTATAAATTATACTCTATTAGTAAGACTTACTTAATTTATTAAAGTAGCGCAACGTTCGCTGAGCAATGAAGAAAACACTCAACTGAATTGATTTCTTATTCAATCTTAAGTccgagccgatgatcttctgaCGAGAAGCTTTAAAAGCTGGTTCCAATTGAAGTTCCCAGCCTACGTATTACACAGCGGAAAACCAGTTCAAagtttatatgttttattaaaattatgtgcgtatatttgaaatatgaaACAGTTTAAAAGGTACCTAAACTTTAGCGTGTTTCTATGATgcgattttaaatattttatgttacattaatgaaatttaaatactatTTCGCAAATACTTTTCCGCAATATAtagtttaatatattatatatggtTAGATAAAAGATTTAATATGTTCCCATAGTTTTtactatttattaatttatttttattctcgAGCCATTCGGAGGAACAACCGGAATTGAAACCCGATAACGATAGCTGTGCGATAAAATCGAAAGCATCAGTGTGTCCGTGAGTTTCGCCTCTAGACCTGTGTGTGTGACATTTGATGCGCCTACACATACATATGATGAACAGGAATTCTTTTTAGTTCATCAAATGAATACAAAGTAAAGTAAATTCAAAGGAAGCGCCGCAATTGTTCAGTATTCAGAGAAACATGGAGCCGTTTACCCATAACGATGGCAATCGCGACGAGCTAATAATTCAGCAGAAACGGGATATTGAAAAAGAGGTGAGTCTGCAGAAATACTTACACACAATAGCGACAATGAACCGAGAAATAATGCcgaatttcaaaaattacagATCAGCGACACAACTCCCTTGATCAGCGAGCAGTTGCCACTCACCTGTTTGTACGCGGAGTACAGTGGCGACGAGATCTTCACCGCCAAGATTCAGGATCTGTCCAAAAAGTACAAGTTCATTCGCCGCACCCGCCCCGATGGCAATTGTTTCTTCAGAGCCTTCGCCTACTCCTACTTAGAGTACTTGATCTCAAACAACAGTGCCTACCAGGAGTTCAAAAAGCTGGCCGAGGAGTCCAAGGAGAAGCTCGTTCAGCTGGGATTTCCCAGTTTTACATTGGAGGACTTTCACGAAACGGTATGTTTAGCCGCACAAATGCAAAACGAATTCCCTATGCTAATGCCGCATTTTGTATGTTCAGTTTATGGAAGTCATCCAGCGTGTTAGTCCCGACAATGCAGGTGGACACAGCACGGTCCAGGATGAGTTGCACAAGATCTTCAATGAGCAGGGATACTCCGACTACGTGGTGGTTTACCTACGTTTGATTACCTCGGGAAAACTGCAGGAGGAGGCCGACTTTTACCAAAATTTCATCGAAGGCGACCTCACCATTGAGGCGTTCCGCCATCTGGAAGTGGAACCGATGTACAAGGAATCGGATCACATCCACATCATCGCGCTCTGCACCGCCCTCGGCGCTGGAGTTCGTGTCGAGTACTTGGACCGTGGCGAGGGTGGGACTGTGAAGGCCCACGACTTCCCCGAGGGAAGCGAGCCCCGAATTTACCTGATATATCGACCAGGCCACTACGATATACTGTATCCAAATTGAATTGCTCTCAATAGTTTCTAGATTACGAAACGATTTATGTATATAAGATGTATAATAAACTaccatttatttgcatatatggtGGATATTTCCCTTCTGTTTTTGGTTCTGTGTAGAATTGAGATTGgttaattgattgattggccCAGCAATGGAAACGCACATTTTACACATACCGTAgatgttaatttatttaaacactaatctttattatttgatttgaacGATTGTGATAGTGACATAATGAAATTGTCtaatgttttataaaatattaagttttattAACGGTACTTCGCCATCATTTCATCGGGAAATTTCTGGCGATGCGCAGACAATGAGAGGTTGACAATAATCTCCCGGTCGTCCATCCGTCAGGCGCCTCCACAGTATGATTTAATTGTAGGATGATATTGACCACAAGATTTCAGCTCAGTAAAGACTTCGGTAAAAAATCCAGGCTCAGCATTgattttaagcattttatCACTTAGCTTGTTCACAATGACGAGGCACCTGTACGTTACATTGAAGATTAAAGGTAAAAGGTAAAGGTAAACGGTAACATATTTCATTGAAATTaactttatatttaacttacctgtcccaaaacttttccttCGAGTCTTCAACCAAAAACGGTTTGAGTGGATAGCTGATTTCATTGCCCATATACGAATAGGACAGATACAAACAGGTGAGTACTGAAGCCTGAAGATCCGATTCCTTGCTCTCTTCTCCGCTGACCAGCTCGCGGACCAGCATGTAGACAAACACCACATTGGCTGGGTTTATGAACGCCACATCCTTGGGATTAAATAATGTGCTTATTGTTTGAAGGACATGTGGCAGACCTGCTACTATATACCTGCCATCCTTGGAGCAAAAGGCTGCGATCCACTGCTCTGAGCCACATGACCGCATCCCCGGCATCGAAGTTGTTTAGCCGCTGACAACGACAGTGCAAGAACATGCCCAAGCACTTAAGCAATTCCGAAGTGGAGGCCTGCGAGGTGTTCAAAAAAATCCTATATAAAACCCATTTCATCTTTTGTTTGGAATAAGGAATATAAGGAGTATAACGAAATTTAAAGGAAATCAGTTCTAATCCCTGAACTTAGAAACcgtaaagaaaatataacatcTTGTTATTTCGTTAAGGAACTTATTATGAAACTCAAAAACTTATTATGAAACTCAAAAATCTCAGGACTTAGGTTTCATTATTTGATATGATGTGgtctttaaattcaaaatgttgTGTGTTcgaaagtatgctacacaaGTTGGTCCCTAAAAGCCACCCCCACTAATATGTTAGAATCTTAAATGCGACTTGCTTAATAGAATACCATAATTTGGCACACTACGCACCTGAATGACGGTCTTGCGTGGGATCTGGTTGGTGTTTTTGATCTGAATGGACGAGGCCTGGACTTGCTGTGGCAGGCTGAGCGTCAGGGGCTGTTTCTGGATCAGCTTGTTGTGGTTCGACATGGAGTTCTTATTGTTGACCTTGACGGGGTCTTTCGCCTTGGAAGGGTTCTGCGATTTGCCCGGCGGACCGGTCATGACCTCCTCCCGGATGTCCTGCACCTGATTCTggttctgattctgattctggtgctggtgctgattCTGGAGCTGAAGCTGATGCTGGtgcggatggggatggggatgctGGTTGCAGTGCTGCTGGTTGTGCTCCTCAATGCGATTGCAGTGCAGTTGGATGTTGCGATTCTTGTCCGAGGACGAGGCGAACGAGGACTCCAGCAGCTGGGCCTTGAAGCAGGCCGTGGGCAGGTTGGCGCACTTGTTCTTGTTCTCGATCTTCTTCTTGTTGTGCGACGTGGAGAGCTTCTTCCACGAGAGCGCATTGATGAAGATCGAGTGCTTCTTCAGGTTCTTCTCGAACGAGCTCTTCTCCGCCTTGAGCACCGAGTTCTCGTTATGCGTGTCCAGCACATTGGTGATGGTGTCCTTCGAGGCGTTCGCCAGATTGTTCAAATTGTGCGAGCTCAGCTGGGTTTGTGTCTGCAGATTGATGTGGACGCCGCCACACTGACCACCCGGCTGGCCAATCACATTCTTGGCCATCGGATGGCAGGCGGACTTCTTGTTCTCCCGATTCTTGGCATTGTTCAGCTGCTCGTAGGAGAAGTTGTTTAGATGGGAGTCTATGGAGCCAGTGCTGTCGTTCTCGTTCCGCATATCGGTCGAGTGGTTGTATTGAAAATTTGGCTGGGACGAGTAGATGGGATGGCGATCCCGCGGATTGAAGCTCAACACCGTTCCCATGATGGCTGCAATTGCGAATGGGTTTGCAAATCAATAAGACTGAGACCAAGACCCTTGTCGCCCTTCGTTAGTAaggttattttaaaatattgattttcaaTCAAAGTACTAATGCCTCATTCTCACTTAAAGCAGTTAGTATTCAAATCGtttgaattgaaaacaaaatcacaCCCAGAAAACTCAGCTTAATTTGTAGTTTCTTAAACTTTATTCATGGATACCAGAGGTGGTTTTTACCTTATTAGTTTCGTATTACTCGGGGGAAAAAAAATCTGCCAAGAGCGTTTGTAAATCCGAATATCCTTGCACAGCAGCTCGATGTTATGCCATTTTTAACGGCTGCATAATTACACTTATCTACGGTAGCCGATTGCActaatcatatatttttcaagcACTAATTTCCACCTTGCACTTGTTTATGAAAACATCTTTTCGCC encodes:
- the LOC6731778 gene encoding ubiquitin thioesterase otubain-like produces the protein MEPFTHNDGNRDELIIQQKRDIEKEISDTTPLISEQLPLTCLYAEYSGDEIFTAKIQDLSKKYKFIRRTRPDGNCFFRAFAYSYLEYLISNNSAYQEFKKLAEESKEKLVQLGFPSFTLEDFHETFMEVIQRVSPDNAGGHSTVQDELHKIFNEQGYSDYVVVYLRLITSGKLQEEADFYQNFIEGDLTIEAFRHLEVEPMYKESDHIHIIALCTALGAGVRVEYLDRGEGGTVKAHDFPEGSEPRIYLIYRPGHYDILYPN
- the LOC6731779 gene encoding cyclin-dependent kinase 5 activator 1: MGTVLSFNPRDRHPIYSSQPNFQYNHSTDMRNENDSTGSIDSHLNNFSYEQLNNAKNRENKKSACHPMAKNVIGQPGGQCGGVHINLQTQTQLSSHNLNNLANASKDTITNVLDTHNENSVLKAEKSSFEKNLKKHSIFINALSWKKLSTSHNKKKIENKNKCANLPTACFKAQLLESSFASSSDKNRNIQLHCNRIEEHNQQHCNQHPHPHPHQHQLQLQNQHQHQNQNQNQNQVQDIREEVMTGPPGKSQNPSKAKDPVKVNNKNSMSNHNKLIQKQPLTLSLPQQVQASSIQIKNTNQIPRKTVIQASTSELLKCLGMFLHCRCQRLNNFDAGDAVMWLRAVDRSLLLQGWQDVAFINPANVVFVYMLVRELVSGEESKESDLQASVLTCLYLSYSYMGNEISYPLKPFLVEDSKEKFWDRCLVIVNKLSDKMLKINAEPGFFTEVFTELKSCGQYHPTIKSYCGGA
- the LOC6731777 gene encoding phenoloxidase-activating factor 2, translated to MILLNCLVICLCIFSCGAQDSSLDKLISDIFKTDETPKASSTPPPAVIPKDSGSTGSGNGGSGSAQYQSCGDQKECVPRWLCANNTINTSGDGIIDIRINTDSDCKNYLDLCCDVSNKRKDSIIDYKPDHPEGCGYQNPNGVGFKITGAVNQEAEFGEFPWMLAILREEGNLNLYECGGALIAPNVVLTAAHCVHNKQPSSIVVRAGEWDTQTQTEIRPHEDRYVKEIIYHEQFSKGSLFNDVAVMLLESPFTLQENIQTVCLPNVGDKFDFDRCYATGWGKNKFGKDGEYQVILKKVDMPVVPEQQCEKNLRETRLGRHFILHDSFICAGGEKDKDTCKGDGGSPLVCPIAGQKNRFKSAGIVAWGIGCGEENIPGVYASVAKLRPWIDAKLKIWSIDPRHYTP